In Rhizobium sp. WSM4643, the following are encoded in one genomic region:
- the eno gene encoding phosphopyruvate hydratase, translating to MTAITDIIAREILDSRGNPTVEVDVYLEDGSMGRAAVPSGASTGAHEAVELRDGGKRYLGKGVEKAVEAANTEIFDAIGGIDAENQIQIDNIMIELDGTPNKSRLGANAILGVSLAVAKAAAQASGLPLYRYVGGASASLLPVPMMNIINGGAHADNPIDFQEFMILPVGADSIAEAVRMGSEVFHTLRKELASQGHNTNVGDEGGFAPGLKSAPEALDFIMKSIEKAGYKPGDDMCLGLDCASTEFFKDGKYVLEGEGRTLESGAMAEYLAELAGKYPIISIEDGMAEDDWDGWKTLTDLAGKKTQLVGDDLFVTNSARLRDGIRMGVANSILVKVNQIGTLTETLDAVNTAHKAAYTAVMSHRSGETEDSTIADLAVATNCGQIKTGSLSRSDRLAKYNQLIRIEEGLGPQAQYAGRSIIRG from the coding sequence ATGACTGCAATCACCGATATCATCGCCCGCGAGATTCTCGATAGCCGTGGCAACCCCACCGTCGAAGTCGATGTCTATCTCGAAGATGGCAGCATGGGCCGCGCGGCCGTTCCCTCGGGTGCCTCGACGGGCGCGCATGAGGCGGTCGAACTGCGCGACGGCGGCAAGCGCTACCTGGGCAAGGGCGTCGAAAAGGCGGTCGAAGCCGCCAACACCGAGATCTTCGACGCGATCGGCGGCATCGACGCCGAAAACCAGATCCAGATCGACAACATCATGATCGAGCTGGACGGCACGCCGAACAAGTCGCGCCTGGGCGCCAACGCCATCCTCGGCGTGTCGCTCGCCGTCGCCAAGGCTGCCGCCCAGGCGTCCGGCCTGCCGCTCTACCGCTACGTCGGCGGTGCTTCCGCCAGCCTGCTGCCGGTGCCGATGATGAACATCATCAACGGCGGCGCCCACGCGGACAACCCGATCGATTTCCAGGAGTTCATGATCCTGCCGGTCGGCGCCGATTCGATCGCCGAAGCCGTGCGCATGGGTTCGGAAGTCTTCCATACGCTGCGCAAGGAGCTTGCTAGCCAGGGCCACAACACCAATGTTGGCGACGAAGGCGGTTTCGCACCGGGTCTGAAGAGCGCGCCGGAAGCCCTCGACTTCATCATGAAGTCGATCGAGAAAGCCGGCTACAAGCCGGGCGACGACATGTGCCTCGGCCTCGACTGCGCCTCGACCGAATTCTTCAAGGACGGCAAATACGTTCTCGAAGGTGAAGGCCGCACGCTGGAATCGGGCGCCATGGCCGAATATCTGGCCGAGCTCGCCGGCAAGTATCCGATCATCTCGATCGAGGACGGCATGGCCGAAGACGATTGGGACGGCTGGAAGACGCTGACCGACCTGGCTGGCAAAAAGACCCAGCTCGTCGGCGACGATCTCTTCGTCACCAACTCCGCCCGTCTTCGCGACGGCATCCGCATGGGCGTCGCCAACTCGATCCTCGTCAAGGTCAACCAGATCGGCACGCTGACGGAGACGCTCGACGCCGTCAACACGGCGCACAAGGCGGCCTATACCGCCGTCATGTCGCACCGCTCCGGCGAAACCGAAGATTCGACCATCGCCGATCTCGCGGTCGCCACCAACTGCGGTCAGATCAAGACCGGCTCGCTGTCGCGCTCCGACCGCCTTGCCAAGTACAACCAGCTGATCCGCATCGAAGAGGGCCTCGGCCCGCAGGCCCAGTATGCCGGCCGCTCGATCATTCGCGGCTGA
- a CDS encoding pyruvate dehydrogenase complex E1 component subunit beta, with protein sequence MPIDILMPALSPTMEEGTLSKWLKQEGDKVTSGDVIAEIETDKATMEVEAVDEGVIGKLLVPAGTEGVKVNAKIAVLLQDGESASDMSASAPAAAPAPAAAPQAAQEEKPAAATPASAPVPAEPKAQVQNDPEIPAGTEMVSTTVREALRDAMAEEMRADENVFVMGEEVAEYQGAYKVTQGLLQEFGPRRVVDTPITEHGFAGVGVGAAMAGLRPIVEFMTFNFAMQAIDQIINSAAKTLYMSGGQMGAPIVFRGPNGAAARVGAQHSQDYAAWYSAIPGLKVVMPYTASDAKGLLKAAIRDPNPVIFLENEILYGQHFDVPKLDNFVLPIGKARIHRPGKDVTVVSFGIGMSYATKAVAELEKIGIDVELIDLRTIRPMDLPTVIESVKKTGRLVTVEEGYPQSSVGTEIATRVMQQAFDYLDAPILTIAGKDVPMPYAANLEKLALPNVGEVVDAVKAVCYK encoded by the coding sequence ATGCCTATCGATATCCTCATGCCCGCCCTCTCTCCGACCATGGAAGAAGGCACACTGTCCAAATGGCTGAAGCAGGAAGGTGACAAGGTCACCTCAGGCGACGTGATCGCCGAAATCGAAACCGACAAGGCGACGATGGAAGTCGAAGCCGTCGACGAAGGCGTCATCGGCAAGCTTCTGGTTCCTGCCGGAACCGAAGGCGTCAAGGTGAACGCCAAGATCGCCGTTCTCCTGCAGGACGGTGAATCCGCATCCGACATGTCTGCGTCCGCTCCGGCAGCAGCGCCGGCTCCTGCTGCTGCACCGCAGGCCGCGCAAGAGGAAAAGCCGGCTGCCGCAACTCCGGCATCCGCACCCGTTCCGGCCGAGCCGAAAGCCCAGGTGCAGAACGATCCGGAAATCCCGGCCGGCACCGAAATGGTGTCGACGACCGTGCGCGAAGCGCTGCGCGACGCCATGGCCGAGGAAATGCGCGCCGACGAAAACGTCTTCGTCATGGGCGAAGAAGTCGCCGAATACCAGGGCGCCTACAAGGTCACGCAAGGGCTGCTGCAGGAATTTGGCCCCCGCCGCGTCGTCGATACGCCGATTACCGAGCATGGCTTTGCCGGCGTCGGCGTCGGTGCAGCCATGGCCGGCCTTCGGCCGATCGTCGAGTTCATGACCTTCAACTTCGCCATGCAGGCGATCGACCAGATCATCAACTCCGCCGCCAAGACGCTTTATATGTCCGGCGGCCAGATGGGCGCTCCGATCGTCTTCCGCGGCCCGAATGGTGCAGCCGCTCGCGTCGGCGCCCAGCACAGCCAGGATTATGCTGCCTGGTATAGCGCCATTCCCGGCCTGAAAGTCGTCATGCCCTATACGGCATCCGACGCCAAGGGCCTGCTGAAGGCTGCAATCCGCGATCCGAACCCGGTCATCTTCCTCGAAAATGAAATTCTCTACGGTCAGCACTTCGACGTGCCGAAGCTCGACAATTTCGTGCTGCCGATCGGCAAGGCCCGCATCCATCGTCCGGGCAAGGACGTCACGGTCGTCTCCTTCGGCATCGGCATGAGCTATGCCACCAAGGCTGTCGCCGAACTCGAGAAGATCGGCATCGACGTCGAACTGATCGACCTTCGCACCATCCGCCCGATGGACCTGCCGACTGTCATCGAATCGGTGAAGAAGACCGGCCGTCTGGTCACCGTCGAGGAGGGTTATCCCCAGTCCTCCGTCGGCACCGAAATCGCCACCCGCGTCATGCAGCAGGCCTTCGACTATCTCGATGCGCCGATCCTGACGATCGCAGGCAAGGACGTTCCGATGCCTTACGCCGCCAATCTCGAAAAACTCGCCCTTCCGAACGTCGGCGAAGTGGTCGATGCGGTGAAGGCTGTTTGCTACAAATAA
- the lexA gene encoding transcriptional repressor LexA produces MLTRKQQELLLFIHERMKESGVPPSFDEMKDALDLASKSGIHRLITALEERGFIRRLPNRARAIEVIKLPEAYSPSIQPRRGFSPSVIEGSLGKPQPVAAPAPAKPVADNGNSVSVPVMGRIAAGVPISAIQNNTHDIVVPADMLGSGEHYALEVKGDSMIDAGIFDGDTVIIRNGSTASPGDIVVALVDDEEATLKRFRRKGASIALEAANPAYETRIFGPDRVKVQGKLVGLIRRYH; encoded by the coding sequence ATGCTCACGCGCAAACAACAGGAGCTTCTCCTTTTCATTCATGAGCGCATGAAGGAATCCGGCGTTCCGCCATCTTTCGACGAAATGAAGGATGCCCTGGACCTCGCTTCGAAGTCCGGGATTCATCGCTTGATTACAGCGCTCGAGGAACGTGGCTTCATTCGCCGCCTACCGAACCGGGCCCGCGCGATCGAGGTCATCAAGCTTCCGGAGGCCTACAGCCCCAGCATCCAACCGCGGCGTGGCTTTTCGCCGAGCGTCATCGAGGGCAGCCTCGGCAAGCCACAGCCGGTCGCCGCTCCTGCCCCTGCAAAACCCGTCGCCGACAACGGCAACTCAGTCTCCGTGCCGGTCATGGGCCGCATCGCCGCCGGTGTTCCGATCTCGGCGATCCAGAACAACACCCACGACATCGTCGTTCCGGCCGACATGCTCGGTTCCGGTGAACATTATGCGCTGGAGGTCAAGGGCGATTCGATGATCGATGCCGGCATCTTTGACGGTGACACCGTGATCATCCGCAACGGCAGCACCGCAAGTCCTGGCGACATCGTCGTTGCTCTCGTCGACGACGAGGAAGCGACACTCAAACGCTTCCGCCGCAAGGGCGCCTCGATCGCGCTCGAAGCCGCCAACCCGGCTTACGAGACCCGGATTTTCGGGCCGGACCGTGTCAAGGTTCAGGGCAAGCTCGTCGGTCTTATTCGCCGCTATCACTGA
- the pdhA gene encoding pyruvate dehydrogenase (acetyl-transferring) E1 component subunit alpha: MAPRKTATVSSRKTAAKPAAKASNGGPVADFDRNEELKAYREMLLIRRFEEKAGQLYGMGFIGGFCHLYIGQEAVVVGMQMAQKEGDQVITAYRDHGHMLATGMEARGVMAELTGRRSGYSHGKGGSMHMFSKEKHFYGGHGIVGAQVSLGTGLAFANRYRGNDNVSIAYFGDGAANQGQVYESFNMAALWKLPIVYIVENNRYAMGTSTARATAQSNYSLRGSGFGIPGIQVDGMDVRAVKAAADEALEHCRSGKGPIILEMLTYRYRGHSMSDPAKYRSKDEVQKMRSEHDPIEQVKARLVEKGWASEDDLKAIDKDVRDIVADSADFAQADPEPDVSELYTDILL; this comes from the coding sequence ATGGCGCCGCGAAAGACCGCGACCGTTTCCAGCCGCAAAACTGCAGCAAAACCGGCAGCCAAAGCATCGAATGGCGGCCCGGTAGCCGACTTCGATCGCAATGAAGAGCTGAAGGCCTATCGCGAGATGCTGCTGATCCGCCGCTTCGAGGAGAAGGCCGGTCAGCTTTACGGCATGGGCTTCATCGGCGGCTTTTGTCACCTCTACATCGGTCAGGAAGCTGTCGTCGTCGGCATGCAGATGGCGCAGAAGGAAGGCGACCAGGTCATCACCGCCTATCGCGACCACGGCCATATGCTGGCAACCGGCATGGAAGCGCGCGGCGTCATGGCGGAACTGACCGGGCGTCGCAGCGGCTATTCCCACGGCAAGGGCGGCTCGATGCACATGTTCTCGAAAGAGAAGCATTTCTACGGCGGTCACGGCATCGTCGGCGCCCAGGTCTCGCTCGGAACGGGTCTTGCCTTCGCAAACCGCTACCGCGGCAACGACAATGTTTCCATTGCCTATTTCGGCGACGGCGCTGCCAACCAGGGCCAGGTCTACGAGAGCTTCAACATGGCGGCTCTCTGGAAGCTGCCGATCGTCTATATCGTCGAGAACAACCGTTACGCCATGGGCACCTCGACCGCCCGCGCCACCGCGCAGTCGAACTATTCGCTTCGCGGATCCGGCTTCGGCATCCCCGGCATTCAGGTCGACGGCATGGACGTCCGCGCCGTCAAGGCGGCCGCCGACGAAGCGCTCGAACATTGCCGTTCCGGCAAGGGCCCGATCATTCTCGAAATGCTGACCTATCGTTATCGCGGTCACTCCATGTCCGACCCGGCGAAGTATCGCTCCAAGGACGAGGTGCAGAAGATGCGCTCCGAGCATGACCCGATCGAACAGGTGAAGGCACGCCTCGTCGAAAAGGGCTGGGCTTCCGAAGACGATCTGAAGGCGATCGACAAGGATGTCCGCGACATCGTCGCCGACAGCGCCGACTTCGCCCAGGCCGATCCGGAGCCGGATGTATCCGAGCTCTATACCGACATTCTGCTCTAA
- a CDS encoding FtsB family cell division protein has translation MWTKHHKKRKIGRFVIPAMTVAFLSYFGYHCIHGDYGLRATETFEHQRVAREKELAVLKAKREHLENQVALLSDGSLDKDMLDEKARYQLNMSRADEIVVFNHYSN, from the coding sequence ATGTGGACAAAGCATCATAAGAAGAGAAAGATCGGTCGCTTCGTCATTCCGGCCATGACGGTCGCCTTCCTTTCCTATTTCGGTTATCATTGCATCCATGGCGATTACGGCCTGCGCGCGACGGAGACGTTCGAGCATCAGCGTGTCGCGCGTGAAAAAGAGCTTGCAGTCTTGAAGGCGAAGCGCGAACATCTGGAAAATCAGGTCGCGCTGCTGAGTGACGGTTCGCTCGACAAGGATATGCTGGACGAAAAAGCGCGTTATCAGCTCAACATGTCGCGTGCGGACGAGATCGTCGTCTTCAACCATTACTCCAATTAA
- the kdsA gene encoding 3-deoxy-8-phosphooctulonate synthase yields the protein MSTDTNSDVRVGEGQGQVTFSNTGRLSLIAGPCQMESRDHAFMVAGTLKELCGRLGIGLVYKSSFDKANRTSLSAERGIGIEKGMEVFADLKKEFGFPVLADVHTAEQCAEVAKIVDVLQIPAFLCRQTDLLIAAAKTGRVVNVKKGQFLAPWDMKNVLKKLNASGNPNVLLCERGASFGYNTLVSDMRSLPIMAAMGAPVIFDATHSVAQPGGQGESSGGQREFVETLARAAVATGIAGVFVETHQDPDNAPSDGPNMVYLKDMPRLLEKLLAFDAVAKA from the coding sequence ATGAGCACTGATACGAATTCCGACGTCAGGGTCGGCGAAGGCCAAGGCCAGGTCACCTTTTCCAATACCGGCCGCCTGTCGCTGATTGCCGGTCCCTGCCAGATGGAGAGCCGCGACCACGCCTTCATGGTTGCCGGCACGCTGAAGGAGCTTTGCGGAAGGCTCGGCATCGGCCTCGTCTACAAGAGTTCCTTCGACAAGGCGAACCGGACCTCGCTCTCGGCCGAACGCGGTATCGGGATCGAAAAGGGCATGGAGGTCTTTGCCGACCTCAAGAAGGAATTCGGCTTTCCCGTCCTGGCCGACGTTCATACCGCCGAACAATGCGCCGAGGTGGCAAAGATCGTCGACGTCCTGCAGATCCCGGCCTTCCTTTGCCGCCAGACCGACCTTCTTATTGCCGCGGCCAAGACCGGCCGCGTCGTCAACGTCAAGAAGGGCCAGTTCCTCGCTCCCTGGGATATGAAGAACGTCCTGAAGAAGCTCAATGCCAGTGGCAATCCGAACGTGCTGCTGTGCGAGCGCGGCGCCTCTTTCGGTTACAACACGCTGGTTTCCGACATGCGTTCGCTGCCGATCATGGCGGCGATGGGCGCCCCCGTTATCTTCGATGCGACCCATTCCGTGGCGCAGCCGGGCGGGCAGGGCGAATCCTCCGGCGGTCAGCGGGAATTCGTGGAAACGCTGGCGCGCGCAGCGGTGGCTACCGGTATCGCCGGCGTGTTCGTCGAAACCCACCAGGACCCCGACAATGCACCTTCCGACGGCCCCAACATGGTCTATCTCAAGGACATGCCGCGGCTGCTTGAAAAGCTACTCGCCTTCGATGCGGTCGCCAAGGCTTGA
- a CDS encoding VOC family protein — translation MNTHSTKPYPLDHVVLPVVDIDLARERLGKLGFTVAADARHPFGTENACVFFADKTYLEPLGIASVEESEASARRGNVFTARNRAFRFRCGAEGLSAVAFGSKDAGIDHQDFVGNGSSAGEMLQFTRPMTMPDGSETIAGFKLAFAGDLRAPDLLLFTVERINPLPADRAALETHANGVTGITEIALCAPEPAAFAAFVGLAAAQSAVEKTGFGVNVAASNAKIGLMTPEGLEAYFDIAGSSADRGLRGRAILFAVADLAVTEAHLAANGVTYTRKNNRILVKPAPGQGTLFAFEETR, via the coding sequence ATGAACACGCATTCCACCAAACCGTACCCGCTGGATCATGTCGTGCTGCCGGTCGTCGACATCGATCTGGCGCGCGAAAGGCTCGGCAAGCTCGGCTTCACCGTTGCCGCCGATGCGCGCCACCCCTTCGGGACGGAGAATGCCTGCGTCTTCTTTGCCGACAAGACCTATCTGGAGCCGCTCGGGATCGCGAGCGTCGAGGAGAGCGAGGCATCGGCGCGACGAGGCAATGTCTTCACCGCTCGCAACCGGGCTTTCCGCTTCCGTTGCGGCGCGGAGGGGCTTTCGGCGGTGGCCTTCGGCAGCAAGGATGCCGGCATCGATCATCAGGATTTCGTCGGCAACGGGTCGAGCGCCGGGGAGATGCTGCAGTTCACCCGGCCGATGACGATGCCGGACGGCTCCGAGACGATTGCCGGCTTCAAGCTGGCTTTTGCCGGCGACCTGCGCGCGCCTGATCTCTTGCTCTTCACCGTCGAGCGTATCAATCCGCTGCCGGCCGACCGCGCCGCGCTGGAGACGCATGCCAATGGCGTGACCGGCATAACGGAGATCGCGCTTTGCGCGCCGGAACCGGCCGCATTCGCTGCCTTCGTCGGCCTTGCAGCGGCGCAATCGGCAGTCGAGAAAACCGGTTTCGGCGTCAATGTCGCGGCGTCGAATGCGAAAATCGGTCTGATGACGCCAGAAGGGCTGGAGGCCTATTTCGACATCGCCGGCTCATCCGCAGATCGCGGCCTGCGCGGCCGGGCAATCCTCTTTGCTGTTGCCGATCTTGCCGTGACAGAAGCGCATTTGGCTGCTAACGGGGTGACATACACGCGCAAGAACAATCGCATTCTGGTGAAGCCCGCGCCCGGGCAGGGCACGCTCTTCGCCTTCGAGGAAACACGATGA